A single Drosophila miranda strain MSH22 chromosome XR, D.miranda_PacBio2.1, whole genome shotgun sequence DNA region contains:
- the LOC108153248 gene encoding speract receptor isoform X2, producing MYTPPGPAPHGNHHSRQLPLTLPLPLPLLLLLLCLLPTNGEVFTLGYLTGSQRRPGNLDYHRPGLTISGAISLAVEQVNAGRLGALGHSLEFVVAETFGDEVASIRQTAALWTQQVAAYIGPQETCVHEGRMAAAFNLPMISYYCTHRDPSNKGDFPTFARTRPPDTQISKSVVALLLAFNWTQVSFLYLDDASGQYQPVAETILSTLSAAGVSIRDVRTWNTIYHHGFMANPFEALVEQTHVNTRIYLILGHYYEHVGLMVSLQRRGLLSAGDYFVVGIDIEQYEPAKPEKYLRGLLLEEVEPLAVQAFQSYLGIVPTAPVSFATFAQEVNKYMERPPFNFPNPLGLFGGTKQISAEAAYLYDAVHLYAKALLEVLESGGRPKNGSAIVSAIKGSRYRSAMGYHVYIDENGDAAGNYTVLARGTARNGRNQTVLGLRPVGTFGHRNSSLSSISEALPDLNLFSPIDWVGGARPAAAPRCGFGGEKCVNYTGEISAAIAGGALLLLGVVSLVLYRNWRYEQELDSLLWKIDFREVQMHENEREQQSQKQTRLLLNHLPRRLPPQSTHPLIRTSQVSLSSNPDADFRYTTIFTPIGLYKGQLYAIKKVRKKSVDITREMKKELKLLRDARHDNICAFIGACTDPPNICIISEYCTRGSLKDILENEDVKLDNMFIASMVADIIRGVIYLHESPIRFHGALCTSNCLVDSRWVVKLTDFGLFAFKQGIEDSSMDVQHMSAKCLKLLYRAPELLRLGPSSLVMGTQRGDSYSFGILLYEMHVRRGPFGETGLTPMQCLQKVLQPQDQLNPYRPSLQPLETAFDCVSECLRECWSERAEDRPDFKTIRAKLRPLRKGMRPNIFDNMMAMMEKYANNLEALVDDRTDQLQEEKKKTDALLHEMLPRCVADQLKKGHKVDPEHYEQVSIYFSDIVGFTAMSAECTPLQVVDFLNDLYTCFDSIIGHYDVYKVETIGDAYMVVSGLPLRNGDLHAAEIATMSLHLLSAVSEFKIRHRPTNRLLLRIGIHSGPVCAGVVGLKMPRYCLFGDTVNTASRMESSGVPLKIHCSGQCRQLLDRLGGYHFQERGMISMKGKGEQRTYWLLGEDEEARTRRTYERSQRRGSRALNKFIQGTIKQAQDQANEYGIRSSLKQKNLPRNSLTRSSSLESPKKLRFAAGSLLEHHRYHSDEALLEVDSYTGLRRSSGGSTHSRYEETTLSLTLSCQSIEVVSVQQNQRRPSSYPTANTPLLLNHVEV from the exons ATGTACACGCCCCCCGGCCCCGCTCCACACGGTAACCACCACTCAAGACAGCTGCCACtgacactgccactgccactgccactgctcctgctcctgctctgtCTCCTGCCGACCAATGGGGAAGTGTTCACGCTGGGCTACCTCACGGGATCGCAACGGCGGCCGGGCAACCTGGACTACCATCGACCCGGTCTGACCATCTCGGGCGCCATCTCGCTGGCCGTGGAGCAGGTGAACGCGGGCCGGCTGGGCGCCCTGGGCCACTCGCTGGAGTTTGTCGTGGCCGAGACCTTCGGCGATGAGGTGGCCAGCATACGGCAGACGGCGGCGCTGTGGACGCAGCAGGTGGCCGCCTACATTGGGCCGCAGGAGACGTGCGTGCACGAGGGGCGCATGGCGGCGGCCTTCAACCTGCCAATGATATCCTAC TACTGCACCCATCGCGATCCCTCGAACAAGGGGGACTTTCCGACGTTCGCTAGGACCCGGCCGCCGGACACGCAGATCTCCAAGTCGGTGGTGGCCCTGCTGCTGGCCTTCAACTGGACGCAGGTGAGCTTCCTCTACCTGGACGATGCCAGCGGCCAGTACCAGCCCGTGGCGGAGACCATCTTGAGCACGCTGAGTGCGGCCGGCGTTAGCATTCGGGACGTCCGCACCTGGAACACCATATACCATCACGGGTTCATGGCCAATCCCTTTGAGGCGCTCGTGGAGCAGACCCATGTCAATACGCGCA TCTACCTCATTTTGGGGCACTACTACGAGCACGTCGGCCTAATGGTATCGCTCCAGAGGAGGGGACTGCTCTCCGCAGGCGATTACTTCGTGGTGGGCATCGACATCGAGCAGTACGAGCCGGCCAAGCCCGAGAAGTATCTGCGCGGCCTGCTGCTGGAGGAGGTGGAGCCGCTGGCCGTGCAGGCGTTCCAGTCCTATCTGGGCATCGTGCCCACAGCGCCCGTTTCCTTCGCCACGTTCGCCCAGGAG GTCAACAAATACATGGAGCGACCGCCATTCAATTTCCCCAATCCGCTGGGTCTTTTCGGGGGCACTAAGCAG ATAAGCGCCGAGGCGGCCTATCTCTATGATGCCGTGCATCTGTACGCCAAGGCCCTGCTGGAAGTGCTGGAGTCGGGCGGCCGGCCCAAGAACGGCAGCGCCATTGTGTCGGCCATCAAGGGTTCGCGCTACCGCAGCGCCATGGG CTACCACGTCTACATCGACGAGAACGGAGACGCGGCCGGCAACTACACAGTATTAGCCAGGGGAACGGCGAGGAACGGCCGCAACCAGACGGTGCTCGGACTCCGGCCCGTGGGCACCTTCGGTCACAGGAACAGCAGCCTCAGCAGCATCAGCGAGGCGCTGCCC GATCTCAATCTGTTCAGCCCCATCGACTGGGTGGGCGGTGCGCGTCCGGCAGCTGCTCCACGCTGCGGCTTTGGCGGCGAGAAGTGTGTCA ATTACACGGGCGAAATCTCTGCGGCCATTGCTGGGggagcgctgctgctgctgggtgtGGTCTCGCTGGTCCTGTACCGGAACTGGCGCTACGAGCAGGAGCTGGACAGCCTGCTCTGGAAGATAGACTTTCGCGAGGTGCAGATGCACGAGAACGAGAGGGAGCAGCAGAGCCAGAAGCAGACGCGC CTTTTGCTAAATCACTTGCCGCGTCGTCTTCCTCCGCAGTCAACCCATCCGCTGATACGCACCAGCCAGGTCAGCCTCAGCTCCAACCCGGATGCCGACTTCCGCTACACGACCATTTTCACGCCCATCGGCCTCTACAAGGGCCAGCTGTACGCCATCAAGAAAGTGCGCAAGAAGAGCGTCGACATCACCCGCGAAATGAAGAAAGAACTGAAACTG CTGCGCGACGCCCGCCACGACAACATCTGCGCCTTCATCGGCGCCTGCACGGATCCGCCCAACATCTGCATCATCAGCGAGTACTGCACCCGCGGCAGCCTTAAG GACATTCTGGAGAACGAAGACGTCAAGCTGGACAACATGTTCATTGCCTCCATGGTGGCGGACATTATTCGC GGCGTCATCTATTTGCACGAGTCGCCCATACGCTTCCATGGAGCACTGTGCACTTCCAACTGCCTGGTGGACTCGCGATGGGTGGTCAAGCTGACCGACTTCGGGCTGTTTGCGTTCAAGCAGGGCATCGAGGACAGTTCCATGGATGTGCAGCACATGTCGGCCAAGTGTCTGA AGCTGCTCTACCGCGCCCCGGAACTCCTCAGGCTGGGGCCTTCGTCACTGGTCATGGGCACCCAGCGCGGAGATTCCTATTCCTTTGGCATTCTGCTCTACGAGATGCATGTGCGGCGTGGACCTTTCGGGGAGACTGGCCTGACGCCCATGCAATGCCTGCAGAAGGTGCTCCAGCCGCAGGATCAGCTGAATCCCTACAGACCCTCCCTGCAGCCCCTGGAGACGGCGTTCGACTGCGTCAGCGAGTGCCTGCGGGAGTGCTGGTCGGAGAGGGCCGAGGATAGGCCGGATTTCAAGACAATCCGTGCCAAGCTTCGGCCCCTGCGCAAGGGGATGCGGCCGAACATCTTCGACAACATGATGGCCATGATGGAGAAGTACGCCAACAACCTGGAGGCCCTCGTAGACGATCGCACGGACCAGCTGCAGGAGGAGAAGAAGAAGACTGACGCACTGCTGCACGAGATGCTGCCGCGCTGCGTGGCCGACCAGCTGAAGAAGGGCCACAAGGTGGACCCCGAGCACTACGAGCAGGTCAGCATCTACTTTAGCGATATAGTCGGCTTCACGGCCATGTCCGCCGAGTGCACGCCCCTGCAGGTGGTGGACTTTCTGAACGATCTCTACACCTGCTTCGACTCGATCATCGGCCACTACGATGTTTACAAGGTGGAGACCATAGGCGATGCATACATGGTGGTGTCCGGCCTCCCACTCCGCAACGGTGATCTCCATGCGGCCGAGATAGCCACCATGTCGCTGCACTTGTTGAGTGCTGTTTCCGAGTTCAAGATCCGTCATCGGCCCACGAATCGTCTGCTGTTGCGTATCGGCATCCACTCGGGGCCTGTGTGTGCGGGCGTCGTGGGCCTGAAGATGCCGCGATACTGCCTCTTTGGCGACACCGTCAACACAGCCTCGCGCATGGAGTCCAGCGGCGTGCCCCTGAAGATCCACTGCAGCGGGCAGTGTCGACAGCTACTCGATCGCCTGGGTGGCTATCACTTCCAGGAGCGTGGTATGATCTCGATGAAGGGCAAGGGCGAGCAGCGCACGTACTGGCTTCTGGGGGAGGACGAGGAGGCGCGTACTCGCCGCACCTACGAACGATCCCAGCGAAGGGGCTCGCGAGCCCTCAACAAGTTCATTCAAGGCACCATCAAGCAAGCCCAGGACCAGGCCAACGAGTACGGCATACGGTCCTCGCTGAAGCAGAAGAACCTGCCACGAAACTCGCTCACCAGATCCTCCAGCCTGGAGTCGCCCAAGAAGCTGCGGTTCGCTGCGGGCAGTCTCCTCGAACATCATCGCTATCACAG TGACGAGGCCCTGCTCGAGGTGGATTCCTACACGGGGCTGCGCCGCTCCTCGGGGGGATCCACACACTCCCGCTACGAGGAGACGACGCTGTCGCTGACCTTGTCCTGCCAGAGCATCGAGGTGGTGAGCGTCCAGCAGAATCAGCGGCGTCCCTCCTCATATCCGACGGCCAACACTCCGCTGCTCCTGAACCATGTGGAGGTGTGA
- the LOC108153248 gene encoding speract receptor isoform X4: MYTPPGPAPHGNHHSRQLPLTLPLPLPLLLLLLCLLPTNGEVFTLGYLTGSQRRPGNLDYHRPGLTISGAISLAVEQVNAGRLGALGHSLEFVVAETFGDEVASIRQTAALWTQQVAAYIGPQETCVHEGRMAAAFNLPMISYYCTHRDPSNKGDFPTFARTRPPDTQISKSVVALLLAFNWTQVSFLYLDDASGQYQPVAETILSTLSAAGVSIRDVRTWNTIYHHGFMANPFEALVEQTHVNTRIYLILGHYYEHVGLMVSLQRRGLLSAGDYFVVGIDIEQYEPAKPEKYLRGLLLEEVEPLAVQAFQSYLGIVPTAPVSFATFAQEVNKYMERPPFNFPNPLGLFGGTKQISAEAAYLYDAVHLYAKALLEVLESGGRPKNGSAIVSAIKGSRYRSAMGYHVYIDENGDAAGNYTVLARGTARNGRNQTVLGLRPVGTFGHRNSSLSSISEALPDLNLFSPIDWVGGARPAAAPRCGFGGEKCVNYTGEISAAIAGGALLLLGVVSLVLYRNWRYEQELDSLLWKIDFREVQMHENEREQQSQKQTRSTHPLIRTSQVSLSSNPDADFRYTTIFTPIGLYKGQLYAIKKVRKKSVDITREMKKELKLLRDARHDNICAFIGACTDPPNICIISEYCTRGSLKDILENEDVKLDNMFIASMVADIIRGVIYLHESPIRFHGALCTSNCLVDSRWVVKLTDFGLFAFKQGIEDSSMDVQHMSAKCLKLLYRAPELLRLGPSSLVMGTQRGDSYSFGILLYEMHVRRGPFGETGLTPMQCLQKVLQPQDQLNPYRPSLQPLETAFDCVSECLRECWSERAEDRPDFKTIRAKLRPLRKGMRPNIFDNMMAMMEKYANNLEALVDDRTDQLQEEKKKTDALLHEMLPRCVADQLKKGHKVDPEHYEQVSIYFSDIVGFTAMSAECTPLQVVDFLNDLYTCFDSIIGHYDVYKVETIGDAYMVVSGLPLRNGDLHAAEIATMSLHLLSAVSEFKIRHRPTNRLLLRIGIHSGPVCAGVVGLKMPRYCLFGDTVNTASRMESSGVPLKIHCSGQCRQLLDRLGGYHFQERGMISMKGKGEQRTYWLLGEDEEARTRRTYERSQRRGSRALNKFIQGTIKQAQDQANEYGIRSSLKQKNLPRNSLTRSSSLESPKKLRFAAGSLLEHHRYHSDEALLEVDSYTGLRRSSGGSTHSRYEETTLSLTLSCQSIEVVSVQQNQRRPSSYPTANTPLLLNHVEV; encoded by the exons ATGTACACGCCCCCCGGCCCCGCTCCACACGGTAACCACCACTCAAGACAGCTGCCACtgacactgccactgccactgccactgctcctgctcctgctctgtCTCCTGCCGACCAATGGGGAAGTGTTCACGCTGGGCTACCTCACGGGATCGCAACGGCGGCCGGGCAACCTGGACTACCATCGACCCGGTCTGACCATCTCGGGCGCCATCTCGCTGGCCGTGGAGCAGGTGAACGCGGGCCGGCTGGGCGCCCTGGGCCACTCGCTGGAGTTTGTCGTGGCCGAGACCTTCGGCGATGAGGTGGCCAGCATACGGCAGACGGCGGCGCTGTGGACGCAGCAGGTGGCCGCCTACATTGGGCCGCAGGAGACGTGCGTGCACGAGGGGCGCATGGCGGCGGCCTTCAACCTGCCAATGATATCCTAC TACTGCACCCATCGCGATCCCTCGAACAAGGGGGACTTTCCGACGTTCGCTAGGACCCGGCCGCCGGACACGCAGATCTCCAAGTCGGTGGTGGCCCTGCTGCTGGCCTTCAACTGGACGCAGGTGAGCTTCCTCTACCTGGACGATGCCAGCGGCCAGTACCAGCCCGTGGCGGAGACCATCTTGAGCACGCTGAGTGCGGCCGGCGTTAGCATTCGGGACGTCCGCACCTGGAACACCATATACCATCACGGGTTCATGGCCAATCCCTTTGAGGCGCTCGTGGAGCAGACCCATGTCAATACGCGCA TCTACCTCATTTTGGGGCACTACTACGAGCACGTCGGCCTAATGGTATCGCTCCAGAGGAGGGGACTGCTCTCCGCAGGCGATTACTTCGTGGTGGGCATCGACATCGAGCAGTACGAGCCGGCCAAGCCCGAGAAGTATCTGCGCGGCCTGCTGCTGGAGGAGGTGGAGCCGCTGGCCGTGCAGGCGTTCCAGTCCTATCTGGGCATCGTGCCCACAGCGCCCGTTTCCTTCGCCACGTTCGCCCAGGAG GTCAACAAATACATGGAGCGACCGCCATTCAATTTCCCCAATCCGCTGGGTCTTTTCGGGGGCACTAAGCAG ATAAGCGCCGAGGCGGCCTATCTCTATGATGCCGTGCATCTGTACGCCAAGGCCCTGCTGGAAGTGCTGGAGTCGGGCGGCCGGCCCAAGAACGGCAGCGCCATTGTGTCGGCCATCAAGGGTTCGCGCTACCGCAGCGCCATGGG CTACCACGTCTACATCGACGAGAACGGAGACGCGGCCGGCAACTACACAGTATTAGCCAGGGGAACGGCGAGGAACGGCCGCAACCAGACGGTGCTCGGACTCCGGCCCGTGGGCACCTTCGGTCACAGGAACAGCAGCCTCAGCAGCATCAGCGAGGCGCTGCCC GATCTCAATCTGTTCAGCCCCATCGACTGGGTGGGCGGTGCGCGTCCGGCAGCTGCTCCACGCTGCGGCTTTGGCGGCGAGAAGTGTGTCA ATTACACGGGCGAAATCTCTGCGGCCATTGCTGGGggagcgctgctgctgctgggtgtGGTCTCGCTGGTCCTGTACCGGAACTGGCGCTACGAGCAGGAGCTGGACAGCCTGCTCTGGAAGATAGACTTTCGCGAGGTGCAGATGCACGAGAACGAGAGGGAGCAGCAGAGCCAGAAGCAGACGCGC TCAACCCATCCGCTGATACGCACCAGCCAGGTCAGCCTCAGCTCCAACCCGGATGCCGACTTCCGCTACACGACCATTTTCACGCCCATCGGCCTCTACAAGGGCCAGCTGTACGCCATCAAGAAAGTGCGCAAGAAGAGCGTCGACATCACCCGCGAAATGAAGAAAGAACTGAAACTG CTGCGCGACGCCCGCCACGACAACATCTGCGCCTTCATCGGCGCCTGCACGGATCCGCCCAACATCTGCATCATCAGCGAGTACTGCACCCGCGGCAGCCTTAAG GACATTCTGGAGAACGAAGACGTCAAGCTGGACAACATGTTCATTGCCTCCATGGTGGCGGACATTATTCGC GGCGTCATCTATTTGCACGAGTCGCCCATACGCTTCCATGGAGCACTGTGCACTTCCAACTGCCTGGTGGACTCGCGATGGGTGGTCAAGCTGACCGACTTCGGGCTGTTTGCGTTCAAGCAGGGCATCGAGGACAGTTCCATGGATGTGCAGCACATGTCGGCCAAGTGTCTGA AGCTGCTCTACCGCGCCCCGGAACTCCTCAGGCTGGGGCCTTCGTCACTGGTCATGGGCACCCAGCGCGGAGATTCCTATTCCTTTGGCATTCTGCTCTACGAGATGCATGTGCGGCGTGGACCTTTCGGGGAGACTGGCCTGACGCCCATGCAATGCCTGCAGAAGGTGCTCCAGCCGCAGGATCAGCTGAATCCCTACAGACCCTCCCTGCAGCCCCTGGAGACGGCGTTCGACTGCGTCAGCGAGTGCCTGCGGGAGTGCTGGTCGGAGAGGGCCGAGGATAGGCCGGATTTCAAGACAATCCGTGCCAAGCTTCGGCCCCTGCGCAAGGGGATGCGGCCGAACATCTTCGACAACATGATGGCCATGATGGAGAAGTACGCCAACAACCTGGAGGCCCTCGTAGACGATCGCACGGACCAGCTGCAGGAGGAGAAGAAGAAGACTGACGCACTGCTGCACGAGATGCTGCCGCGCTGCGTGGCCGACCAGCTGAAGAAGGGCCACAAGGTGGACCCCGAGCACTACGAGCAGGTCAGCATCTACTTTAGCGATATAGTCGGCTTCACGGCCATGTCCGCCGAGTGCACGCCCCTGCAGGTGGTGGACTTTCTGAACGATCTCTACACCTGCTTCGACTCGATCATCGGCCACTACGATGTTTACAAGGTGGAGACCATAGGCGATGCATACATGGTGGTGTCCGGCCTCCCACTCCGCAACGGTGATCTCCATGCGGCCGAGATAGCCACCATGTCGCTGCACTTGTTGAGTGCTGTTTCCGAGTTCAAGATCCGTCATCGGCCCACGAATCGTCTGCTGTTGCGTATCGGCATCCACTCGGGGCCTGTGTGTGCGGGCGTCGTGGGCCTGAAGATGCCGCGATACTGCCTCTTTGGCGACACCGTCAACACAGCCTCGCGCATGGAGTCCAGCGGCGTGCCCCTGAAGATCCACTGCAGCGGGCAGTGTCGACAGCTACTCGATCGCCTGGGTGGCTATCACTTCCAGGAGCGTGGTATGATCTCGATGAAGGGCAAGGGCGAGCAGCGCACGTACTGGCTTCTGGGGGAGGACGAGGAGGCGCGTACTCGCCGCACCTACGAACGATCCCAGCGAAGGGGCTCGCGAGCCCTCAACAAGTTCATTCAAGGCACCATCAAGCAAGCCCAGGACCAGGCCAACGAGTACGGCATACGGTCCTCGCTGAAGCAGAAGAACCTGCCACGAAACTCGCTCACCAGATCCTCCAGCCTGGAGTCGCCCAAGAAGCTGCGGTTCGCTGCGGGCAGTCTCCTCGAACATCATCGCTATCACAG TGACGAGGCCCTGCTCGAGGTGGATTCCTACACGGGGCTGCGCCGCTCCTCGGGGGGATCCACACACTCCCGCTACGAGGAGACGACGCTGTCGCTGACCTTGTCCTGCCAGAGCATCGAGGTGGTGAGCGTCCAGCAGAATCAGCGGCGTCCCTCCTCATATCCGACGGCCAACACTCCGCTGCTCCTGAACCATGTGGAGGTGTGA